One segment of Halococcus salsus DNA contains the following:
- a CDS encoding NAD-dependent epimerase/dehydratase family protein, with translation MTKIAITGAAGNVGRVLVEGFADHEVTPLTFEEADDLESVVCDITDREAFVEALDGQDVLIHLAGNPSPYAEWDDLKDPNIDGVYNAYHAAIENDLDRVVFASSNHAVNMDDTSDTAEPETMAADAPTVYPETAGRPDSYYGVSKVAGEALGDFFSKRYDIEAVSVRIGWLMTEDELEDSQETADSDYPEDAARFGRAMWLSHRDCRDVFESAATAEIPDEPLVVHGISRNDDRYLSLTETQRTIGYRPRDNASETLEN, from the coding sequence ATGACGAAGATCGCTATTACCGGTGCAGCGGGCAACGTTGGGCGAGTCCTCGTTGAGGGGTTCGCCGACCACGAGGTCACGCCGCTCACCTTCGAGGAAGCGGACGACCTGGAGTCGGTCGTCTGCGACATCACCGACCGCGAGGCGTTCGTCGAGGCGCTCGACGGCCAAGACGTCCTGATCCACCTCGCGGGCAACCCGTCGCCCTACGCCGAGTGGGACGACTTGAAGGACCCCAACATCGACGGGGTCTACAACGCCTACCACGCCGCGATCGAGAACGACCTCGACCGGGTGGTGTTCGCGAGCTCGAACCACGCCGTCAACATGGACGACACCTCCGACACCGCCGAACCCGAGACGATGGCCGCCGACGCGCCCACGGTCTACCCCGAGACCGCGGGCCGGCCTGACTCCTACTACGGCGTCTCGAAGGTCGCGGGCGAGGCGCTCGGCGACTTCTTCTCGAAACGCTACGACATCGAGGCCGTCAGCGTTCGCATCGGTTGGCTGATGACCGAGGACGAACTCGAAGACTCACAGGAGACCGCGGACAGCGACTACCCCGAGGACGCCGCCCGGTTCGGGCGCGCGATGTGGCTCAGCCACCGTGACTGTCGGGACGTCTTCGAGTCCGCCGCCACCGCCGAGATCCCGGACGAACCGCTGGTGGTCCACGGGATATCGCGCAACGACGACCGCTACCTCTCGCTGACCGAGACCCAGCGCACTATCGGCTATCGACCACGCGACAACGCGAGCGAAACGCTCGAAAACTGA
- a CDS encoding translation initiation factor eIF-1A, with protein sequence MSEGSGRKNLRMPDDNQVFGVVTEHNGGNHVRVRCMDGRERMGRIPGRMKYRVWINEGDVVIIEPWDWQDEKGTIEWRYEDQDADQLRREGHIE encoded by the coding sequence ATGAGCGAAGGATCCGGACGAAAGAACCTCCGAATGCCGGACGACAACCAGGTGTTCGGTGTCGTCACCGAGCACAACGGTGGCAACCACGTCCGCGTACGGTGTATGGACGGGAGAGAGCGCATGGGGCGGATCCCCGGTCGAATGAAGTATCGGGTCTGGATCAACGAGGGCGACGTCGTGATCATCGAACCCTGGGACTGGCAGGACGAGAAGGGCACGATCGAGTGGCGCTACGAGGACCAGGACGCCGACCAGCTCCGGCGCGAAGGCCACATCGAGTAA
- a CDS encoding class I SAM-dependent methyltransferase translates to MSPNDSTTPFASTEAYYADHRPGYGESAVEYLRHRFDLDDGSRVLDLGCGPGQVAVPVAAHAGSVLGMDPNPAMLREADARARRAGRENLDWVVGSDAELTGVEGPFDLVTMGRSFHWMDQARTLERVHELTDSGGGVALLTNREWITRGTKDWQDAVYAHVGSYIEDLPDRTGPIEYDDPWDELVAEFGFTEVETATFEFERTWDVDSVVGYLFSLSFCSPATVGDEKGAFEAALRARLDAFDEPLVQDAAVTVITGKR, encoded by the coding sequence GTGTCCCCGAACGACTCCACGACCCCGTTCGCGAGCACCGAGGCGTACTACGCCGACCACCGGCCGGGCTACGGCGAGTCCGCCGTCGAGTACCTCCGGCATCGATTCGACCTCGACGACGGGTCGCGCGTGCTCGACCTCGGCTGTGGACCCGGTCAGGTCGCGGTCCCGGTCGCGGCACACGCCGGATCGGTCCTCGGGATGGACCCGAACCCGGCGATGCTCCGGGAGGCCGATGCGCGCGCTCGCCGCGCTGGACGGGAGAACCTCGACTGGGTCGTCGGCTCGGACGCCGAACTGACGGGGGTCGAGGGCCCCTTCGATCTCGTCACGATGGGGCGCTCGTTTCACTGGATGGACCAGGCGCGAACCCTCGAACGGGTCCACGAGCTCACCGACTCCGGGGGCGGTGTCGCGCTCCTCACCAACCGCGAGTGGATCACGAGAGGGACCAAGGACTGGCAGGACGCGGTCTACGCGCACGTCGGTTCGTACATCGAGGACCTCCCCGACCGAACCGGCCCGATCGAGTACGACGACCCCTGGGACGAACTCGTCGCGGAGTTCGGGTTCACCGAAGTCGAGACCGCGACCTTCGAGTTCGAGCGCACTTGGGACGTCGATTCGGTCGTCGGCTACCTCTTCTCGCTCTCCTTTTGCTCGCCGGCCACCGTCGGGGACGAGAAAGGGGCGTTCGAGGCGGCCCTCCGTGCGCGGCTCGACGCGTTCGACGAACCGCTCGTCCAGGACGCCGCCGTGACGGTGATCACCGGCAAGCGATAG
- a CDS encoding 2,5-diamino-6-(ribosylamino)-4(3H)-pyrimidinone 5'-phosphate reductase, translated as MHVVANAAMSADGKLSSRRREQVVISGPEDFARVDALRASCDAVLVGVGTVLADDPHLTVEDPDLRDERRARGDPEHPARVVVDTRARTPPESRILDSEASTYVLVGEAAPEDRRSALREAGANLVEVGDDRVDLTSGFAALEAEGIDRLMIEGGGEVLFSVFEAGLVDELSVFLGSLVIGGRDAPTLADGDGFVDDFPALELDGVEQLDDGVLCRYAVG; from the coding sequence ATGCACGTCGTGGCCAACGCGGCGATGAGCGCCGACGGGAAGCTCTCCTCGCGCCGACGCGAGCAGGTCGTGATCAGCGGGCCCGAGGACTTCGCGAGAGTGGACGCCCTGCGAGCGTCGTGCGACGCGGTGCTCGTCGGGGTCGGCACGGTGCTCGCCGACGACCCCCATCTGACCGTCGAGGATCCCGACCTGCGCGACGAACGGCGCGCGCGCGGCGACCCAGAACACCCCGCGCGGGTCGTGGTCGACACACGCGCGCGCACGCCGCCCGAGAGCCGGATCCTCGACAGCGAGGCCTCGACCTACGTGCTCGTCGGCGAGGCGGCCCCCGAGGACCGCCGATCAGCGCTCCGCGAGGCCGGCGCGAACCTCGTCGAGGTCGGTGACGACCGAGTAGATCTCACGTCGGGGTTCGCGGCGCTCGAAGCCGAGGGGATCGACCGACTGATGATCGAGGGCGGCGGCGAGGTCCTGTTCTCCGTGTTCGAGGCGGGCCTGGTCGACGAACTCTCGGTCTTTCTCGGCTCGCTGGTCATCGGCGGTCGTGACGCCCCGACCCTCGCCGACGGGGACGGCTTCGTCGACGATTTCCCCGCACTCGAACTCGATGGCGTCGAGCAACTCGACGACGG